A stretch of Methanobrevibacter sp. YE315 DNA encodes these proteins:
- the glp gene encoding gephyrin-like molybdotransferase Glp, producing MGTEFLKIKECDEAIDIIQKLFDDNLKPQSEEILVTESYGRILFEDVYSRMDFPPFNKALKDGFAILAEDSFGASEENPNTLDVIDFLEAGSTTDKKVEKGKCIEISTGAAMPEGAESVVMVEYAEKLDGKVNLLTTATPSQDVAKKGSDIEEGKLILEKGDFLNPGKIGVLLSQGFETIEVYKKPTLGVVSSGNEITLQGEELTYGKIYDVNGGMIKNAAFSCGADAHFLGIMRDNYDEVKEKITESLKEVDILLCSGGTSAGLGDVLKHVLDELGEVYIHGISVQPGKPTIVGVIDGKIVIGLPGNPVSALMIFNAFVAEPLTKLAGIDKDFELETVKGKMTRRIHSPVGRMQYQLVKVDGEDIHPIFKDSGAIFSLSSADGYVKVPKSVELLDEGEEVEVYLFN from the coding sequence ATGGGAACTGAATTTTTAAAAATTAAGGAATGTGATGAAGCTATTGATATTATTCAAAAATTATTCGATGATAATTTAAAACCCCAAAGTGAAGAAATTCTCGTCACTGAATCCTATGGAAGGATTTTATTTGAAGATGTTTATTCAAGAATGGATTTTCCACCTTTTAACAAGGCTTTAAAAGATGGTTTTGCAATTCTGGCTGAAGATAGTTTTGGTGCTTCAGAGGAAAATCCAAATACTTTAGATGTCATTGATTTTTTAGAAGCAGGTTCAACAACTGATAAGAAAGTAGAAAAAGGAAAATGTATTGAGATAAGTACTGGTGCTGCAATGCCTGAAGGTGCTGAATCTGTTGTCATGGTTGAATATGCAGAAAAATTAGACGGTAAAGTTAATTTATTAACAACAGCCACTCCTTCTCAAGACGTTGCCAAAAAAGGCTCTGACATCGAAGAAGGAAAACTGATTCTTGAAAAGGGAGACTTTTTAAATCCGGGTAAAATCGGAGTTTTACTTTCACAAGGTTTTGAGACAATTGAAGTATATAAAAAGCCTACTTTGGGAGTGGTGTCTTCTGGAAATGAAATCACCCTTCAGGGCGAGGAATTAACCTATGGTAAAATCTATGATGTAAATGGTGGTATGATTAAGAACGCAGCATTTTCTTGCGGTGCTGATGCGCACTTTTTAGGCATCATGAGAGATAACTATGATGAAGTAAAAGAAAAGATTACGGAATCTCTAAAAGAAGTTGATATCTTACTTTGTTCTGGAGGAACCTCTGCAGGTCTTGGAGATGTCTTGAAACATGTTTTGGATGAATTGGGTGAGGTTTACATTCATGGAATATCAGTTCAGCCAGGAAAACCTACAATCGTTGGCGTAATTGATGGTAAAATTGTCATCGGTCTTCCAGGAAATCCTGTTTCTGCATTAATGATATTTAACGCTTTTGTTGCAGAGCCGTTAACCAAATTGGCCGGAATCGATAAGGATTTCGAGCTTGAAACAGTTAAAGGCAAAATGACTAGAAGAATTCACTCTCCAGTTGGGAGGATGCAATATCAGCTTGTTAAAGTTGATGGTGAAGACATTCATCCAATCTTTAAAGATTCTGGAGCAATTTTCTCATTATCCAGTGCTGATGGTTATGTTAAAGTTCCAAAATCTGTTGAACTTTTAGATGAGGGTGAGGAAGTAGAAGTTTATTTATTTAATTAG
- the eif1A gene encoding translation initiation factor eIF-1A encodes MSKPNQNQQQEYRRVRTPKKGEIPGVVEQIMGHGKLKVRCADGNIRMTRIPGKMKKRIWIREGDVILVKPWDFQADEKADVIWRYTKTESNWLERKGYLKM; translated from the coding sequence TTGTCTAAACCTAATCAAAATCAACAACAAGAATACAGAAGAGTAAGAACTCCTAAAAAAGGAGAAATCCCTGGAGTAGTTGAACAAATTATGGGACATGGAAAATTAAAAGTCCGCTGTGCCGATGGCAATATAAGAATGACTAGAATCCCTGGAAAAATGAAAAAACGTATTTGGATTCGTGAAGGAGACGTAATCCTTGTTAAACCATGGGATTTTCAAGCTGATGAGAAAGCTGACGTAATCTGGAGATACACAAAAACCGAATCTAATTGGCTTGAAAGAAAAGGCTACTTAAAAATGTAG
- a CDS encoding serine protein kinase RIO, which yields MDSKIAKADAKHEKIHSRKRKKDSSDRKVGNEIFDKLTLETLYKLANQGYIDILNGAISTGKEANVLTGITDDEKFVAVKIYRIATSDFKKMDYYLKGDPRFNIKTKNKRKIIYSWVTKEFKNLTRLHTAGVNVPEPITSSNNVLIIEFIGDEDGNPAQPVKNQPPENPDEFFNKLLVNLKLFVNEAKLVHGDLSNYNILNKDEEPVIIDVSQSVVLDNPISKELLERDINTLVREYTKLGVKTSFEEIWEYVAPVF from the coding sequence ATGGATTCTAAAATAGCTAAAGCAGATGCAAAACACGAAAAAATTCATTCCCGAAAAAGAAAAAAGGACAGTTCCGATAGAAAAGTGGGAAATGAAATTTTCGACAAACTAACACTTGAAACATTATATAAACTAGCTAATCAAGGATACATTGATATTTTAAATGGTGCCATAAGTACCGGCAAAGAAGCCAATGTGCTTACAGGCATTACAGATGATGAAAAATTTGTAGCAGTGAAAATTTATAGGATTGCTACATCTGATTTTAAGAAAATGGATTATTACCTCAAAGGCGATCCAAGATTTAACATCAAAACTAAAAACAAAAGAAAAATCATTTATTCCTGGGTTACAAAAGAATTTAAAAATTTAACTAGACTGCATACTGCTGGAGTGAATGTTCCTGAACCTATAACAAGTTCCAATAACGTGTTAATTATCGAATTCATTGGAGATGAAGACGGAAACCCTGCACAGCCTGTTAAAAACCAACCACCTGAAAATCCAGATGAATTCTTCAATAAGCTGCTTGTGAATCTAAAATTATTTGTTAACGAAGCAAAACTTGTGCATGGGGATTTGTCAAATTATAATATTTTAAATAAGGATGAAGAACCTGTAATAATTGATGTTTCACAGTCCGTTGTTTTAGATAATCCCATATCAAAAGAGCTTCTTGAAAGAGACATTAACACACTCGTAAGAGAATACACCAAACTTGGCGTTAAAACTAGTTTTGAGGAAATTTGGGAATATGTTGCACCGGTGTTCTGA
- a CDS encoding transglutaminase family protein, with amino-acid sequence METPSIDYMNPLIQEKVQELRNKSSDDLNYIEQSYLFVRDEIPHSWDIGTTTVSRTASEALKNKTGICWAKSCLLAALLRANGIPSGISYQLLTIAEDDSEGHIIHALNTVYVKDSKKWIRLDARGNAGNLNTKFSLDKDQLAFQVSEEFGEIDYKDNNVDLDERLINALAKTDNLFEINIDFDF; translated from the coding sequence ATGGAGACCCCAAGTATTGATTACATGAATCCACTCATACAAGAAAAAGTTCAAGAATTAAGGAATAAATCAAGTGACGATTTAAATTATATCGAACAGAGTTACCTGTTTGTTAGAGATGAAATCCCTCATTCATGGGATATTGGAACAACTACCGTTTCAAGAACAGCCAGTGAAGCACTTAAAAATAAGACAGGAATCTGTTGGGCAAAATCATGTCTTCTTGCAGCACTTCTAAGAGCAAATGGAATTCCCTCAGGAATAAGTTATCAGCTTCTAACAATAGCAGAAGATGACAGTGAAGGACACATTATCCATGCCTTAAATACAGTATATGTTAAAGATTCAAAAAAATGGATTAGGTTAGATGCTCGGGGAAATGCTGGAAATCTAAATACAAAGTTTAGTTTGGATAAAGATCAATTAGCTTTTCAAGTTAGTGAAGAATTTGGTGAAATTGATTACAAAGATAATAATGTTGATTTAGATGAAAGACTAATAAATGCACTGGCGAAAACCGATAATTTATTTGAAATCAACATAGATTTCGACTTTTAA
- a CDS encoding zinc-binding dehydrogenase, which yields MKGYAIIKTGEHGWIDVDEPVAGPLDAICKPLAVAPCSSDTHAMHAGMGPAGPLINRIMGHEAIGEVVEVGELVTRFKPGDKVVIPCTTPDWASQPNLQEKGTNNAHDFDVMTSFKFLIQEDGVFAERFKVNNADNNMVLLPEGMDLADALMVTDMMSTGFYGAEMANVKLGDTVVVFGIGPVGLMAVAGAKLLGAGKIYATGTRKNCADLALEYGATEIISYKDGNTVEQILEKEGGNKVDAVIIAGGNCASMNEALQLVKPNGSIGSINFYDLEDVFTVPAFEWGLGMADVTIRGGFCPGGALRAEKLLKLIQYDRIKPGKTFNYEFHGFDKIKDAFILMDEKPRDLIKPIVYIDDLD from the coding sequence ATGAAAGGATACGCTATAATTAAAACCGGTGAACACGGATGGATAGATGTTGACGAACCTGTTGCAGGCCCTTTAGATGCAATTTGTAAACCTCTTGCAGTTGCACCTTGTTCTTCAGACACTCATGCAATGCATGCTGGAATGGGGCCAGCAGGACCACTCATAAACAGAATTATGGGTCACGAAGCCATTGGTGAAGTTGTCGAAGTTGGAGAACTAGTAACAAGATTCAAACCTGGAGACAAAGTAGTAATTCCATGTACTACCCCTGACTGGGCAAGTCAACCAAACCTACAAGAAAAAGGAACCAACAATGCACACGACTTTGACGTAATGACAAGTTTCAAATTCCTGATTCAAGAAGACGGAGTATTTGCAGAACGTTTCAAAGTAAACAATGCTGACAACAACATGGTTCTTCTTCCTGAAGGAATGGATCTTGCAGACGCATTGATGGTAACCGACATGATGTCCACTGGATTCTACGGTGCTGAAATGGCAAACGTCAAACTCGGAGATACCGTAGTCGTATTTGGTATAGGTCCAGTAGGTTTAATGGCAGTTGCCGGTGCAAAACTCCTTGGTGCTGGAAAAATCTATGCTACAGGAACAAGGAAAAACTGTGCAGATTTAGCATTGGAATATGGTGCAACCGAAATCATTAGTTACAAAGACGGAAACACAGTAGAACAAATCCTTGAAAAAGAAGGCGGAAACAAAGTTGATGCTGTAATTATCGCAGGTGGTAACTGCGCATCCATGAACGAAGCATTGCAGTTAGTAAAACCTAACGGATCAATCGGAAGTATCAACTTCTATGACCTTGAAGATGTCTTCACAGTTCCTGCTTTCGAATGGGGACTTGGTATGGCAGACGTCACAATTCGTGGCGGATTCTGTCCAGGAGGAGCTTTAAGAGCAGAAAAATTATTAAAACTCATCCAATACGACAGAATTAAACCTGGTAAAACATTCAACTACGAATTCCATGGATTTGACAAAATCAAAGATGCATTCATACTCATGGATGAAAAACCAAGAGACTTAATCAAACCTATCGTATATATCGACGATTTAGATTAA
- the npdG gene encoding NADPH-dependent F420 reductase codes for MISVIGGTGPQGLGIAKRLAIAGEPVIIGSRKEEKALKVVEETIEELKDYAIAEIKGMSNEDAAKEGDVLIITVPLAAQKPTLEGIKEFCADKIILDATVPLETAIGGKPFRFIDLMEGSAAERTASILDGTGAKVICAFCNISNSHLANIPEDIDCDCLIAGDDVEAKEVASEIINKIPGIRTIDVGILEKSRIIEKITPLLIGLNIKYKSHYGGLRITGIPKLDE; via the coding sequence ATGATTAGCGTAATTGGTGGAACCGGACCTCAAGGCTTAGGAATTGCTAAAAGATTAGCAATTGCAGGCGAACCAGTCATTATCGGATCCCGTAAGGAAGAAAAAGCATTAAAAGTTGTAGAAGAAACCATAGAAGAGTTAAAAGATTATGCTATTGCTGAAATCAAAGGCATGTCCAATGAAGATGCGGCAAAAGAAGGAGATGTATTAATCATTACTGTTCCTTTAGCAGCTCAAAAACCAACTCTTGAAGGCATTAAGGAATTCTGCGCCGATAAAATTATCTTAGATGCAACCGTACCATTAGAAACTGCAATCGGTGGAAAACCTTTCAGATTCATTGATTTGATGGAAGGATCCGCTGCAGAAAGAACAGCCTCAATTTTAGATGGAACCGGTGCAAAAGTAATTTGTGCATTTTGTAATATTAGTAATTCCCATCTTGCAAACATCCCAGAAGACATTGACTGCGATTGTTTGATTGCAGGTGATGATGTTGAAGCTAAAGAAGTTGCAAGCGAAATTATTAATAAGATTCCAGGCATAAGAACAATTGATGTTGGTATTCTAGAAAAATCCAGAATCATTGAAAAAATTACCCCATTACTGATTGGATTAAACATTAAGTATAAATCCCATTACGGCGGTTTGAGGATTACTGGAATTCCAAAATTAGATGAATGA
- a CDS encoding winged helix-turn-helix domain-containing protein → MFKNELNDFKNIQKEIKFLTNSDNRLKILYCLLNSPQTLKGIHEKTGLNNSSISINVSSLESKGYVVNTNDMFYLTNASKLILTNIFYLNKSINFLDKNANFFNMHKLDNLKFNALKDISSLESSELIESTPFDIFKTVKLYKEFGFRSKSIRTIFPFMYPQINEIFTDWFENDVEIKLILEKNVSDAFIESFNNYKFDKESDSKISVKTIEKGLDFALFVTDEVIILGFYKNDGKFDQNAVYISKEKEAILWGRDIYEEYENIAPEYIYLKE, encoded by the coding sequence TTGTTTAAAAATGAATTAAATGATTTTAAGAACATTCAAAAAGAAATAAAATTTTTAACAAATTCAGATAATCGTTTGAAAATCTTATATTGTCTTTTGAATTCACCCCAAACTTTAAAAGGAATTCATGAAAAAACTGGACTTAATAATAGTTCTATTTCCATTAATGTTTCAAGTTTAGAAAGTAAGGGGTATGTTGTAAATACAAATGACATGTTCTATTTAACCAATGCTTCTAAACTGATTTTAACCAATATTTTTTATCTAAATAAATCCATAAACTTCTTAGATAAAAATGCAAATTTTTTCAACATGCATAAGTTAGACAACCTTAAATTCAATGCATTAAAAGATATATCATCTTTAGAAAGTTCCGAATTAATAGAATCAACCCCATTTGATATTTTTAAAACCGTGAAGTTATATAAAGAATTCGGATTTAGATCAAAATCCATAAGAACAATATTTCCATTTATGTACCCTCAAATAAATGAAATATTTACCGATTGGTTTGAAAATGATGTTGAAATTAAACTTATTTTAGAAAAAAATGTTTCTGATGCATTCATTGAATCATTTAATAATTATAAATTTGATAAAGAATCCGACAGTAAGATTTCAGTGAAAACTATTGAAAAGGGATTGGATTTTGCATTGTTTGTTACAGATGAAGTTATTATTCTAGGCTTTTATAAAAATGATGGGAAATTTGACCAGAATGCAGTTTATATTTCAAAAGAAAAGGAAGCTATTCTCTGGGGCAGAGATATTTATGAAGAATATGAAAACATAGCTCCAGAATATATTTATTTGAAGGAGTAA
- a CDS encoding winged helix-turn-helix domain-containing protein: MNHCLFDELDFSEDAFDLTRYILTSEIRLDLLLNLYGESKVLDEIKSALNKKPGNILRSLNELIDRKLVIKSDKKYSLSSTGYLLAMNIINLFDNWNSIDNHFDFWQKHSINSFTSQFIKKIYIWENAELIESNTIEFDKTFRVYFENLHESREINMILPIFSKMHIDTVLESLIENDSTLNIITNNTILDLIYENDADNVFNSLIKENKIQITLIDSDLEMFFTSCDNFSSLFLFYDKMLFDDSEMLLIKDEENIKNAKSMFNYFEHLAKSKSL; encoded by the coding sequence ATGAACCATTGTTTATTTGATGAATTGGATTTTAGTGAAGATGCCTTTGATTTGACACGTTATATTTTAACATCTGAAATTAGATTAGACCTGCTTTTAAATCTCTATGGTGAATCCAAAGTTTTGGACGAAATCAAATCAGCCTTAAATAAAAAACCCGGAAACATATTAAGGAGTTTGAATGAATTAATTGATAGAAAATTAGTAATAAAATCAGATAAAAAATATTCCTTATCTTCAACCGGTTATCTATTGGCTATGAACATCATTAACTTATTTGATAATTGGAATTCTATTGATAATCATTTTGATTTCTGGCAAAAACATTCCATTAACTCTTTTACATCCCAATTCATAAAAAAAATATATATTTGGGAAAATGCCGAATTAATAGAGTCCAACACTATTGAATTTGATAAAACCTTCAGAGTTTACTTTGAAAATTTGCATGAATCTAGAGAAATCAATATGATTCTACCTATTTTTTCAAAAATGCATATTGATACTGTTTTAGAATCTTTAATTGAAAATGATTCTACTCTAAATATTATAACAAACAACACCATTTTAGATTTAATTTATGAAAACGATGCAGATAATGTTTTTAATTCTTTAATAAAAGAAAATAAAATACAGATAACATTGATAGATTCTGATTTGGAAATGTTTTTCACCAGCTGCGATAACTTCAGTTCTTTATTTTTATTTTATGATAAAATGTTATTTGATGACTCTGAAATGCTCTTAATTAAGGATGAGGAGAATATTAAAAATGCAAAAAGCATGTTCAACTATTTTGAGCATCTTGCCAAAAGTAAATCTCTATGA
- a CDS encoding TetR/AcrR family transcriptional regulator, with amino-acid sequence MEIELDTTGEKIVKATFKVLQKEGFEKATTKKIASEAEVNEVTIFRKFDNKQNLIEITKAYHLQILINTLEEIFEYDEDEGIEEYLRISFFGILNLSDEDFSILRVAMEEVRGLPEKTLLISEITDSILNKLEEFFKLQIEKGIIRDINPKSISVMCFSVLFQSVILWKVYNKSLGFETNRYGDDIFDILFNGMMA; translated from the coding sequence ATGGAAATTGAATTGGATACTACTGGTGAAAAAATTGTAAAGGCAACATTTAAGGTTCTTCAAAAGGAAGGTTTTGAAAAAGCAACAACTAAAAAAATAGCATCTGAAGCTGAAGTCAATGAAGTTACTATTTTCAGAAAGTTTGATAATAAGCAGAATTTAATTGAAATTACAAAAGCTTATCATCTCCAAATATTAATCAATACCTTGGAAGAAATCTTTGAGTATGATGAAGATGAAGGAATCGAAGAATACCTTAGGATTAGCTTTTTTGGTATTTTAAATCTTTCAGATGAAGATTTTAGTATTCTTAGGGTGGCTATGGAAGAAGTTAGAGGTCTTCCTGAAAAAACACTTTTAATTTCAGAAATTACTGATTCTATTCTTAATAAACTGGAAGAATTTTTCAAACTGCAGATAGAAAAAGGAATAATTAGGGATATTAATCCTAAATCAATATCTGTAATGTGTTTCAGTGTTTTATTCCAGTCTGTTATATTGTGGAAAGTCTACAATAAAAGTCTTGGTTTTGAAACAAATCGTTATGGTGATGACATATTCGATATCTTATTTAACGGTATGATGGCTTAA
- a CDS encoding DUF11 domain-containing protein codes for MTCVGAADSDTSGADLNQDQSQDLKVNEASNDISSQEANENTSDNSTGAFLILDNDADKENIYIGDYVTWILSVLNLGPDTAKNVKVTDQLPDGLEYTKHTTTKGVFNPETGIWDIGDLSINDGEVFLDIVTKALTAGEKVNKATLTSDTPNLNENGSYEEEEIDVLEDDDDDDNDFTAKALTAHVTGNPIVLILLALFTIFITRNRFD; via the coding sequence TTGACTTGTGTTGGTGCAGCCGATTCAGACACATCTGGCGCAGATTTGAATCAGGACCAGAGCCAAGATTTGAAAGTTAATGAAGCTTCAAATGACATTTCATCCCAAGAGGCCAATGAAAACACATCAGATAATTCAACTGGGGCCTTTTTAATCTTGGATAATGATGCGGATAAAGAAAATATCTACATTGGCGATTATGTTACTTGGATACTTAGTGTCTTAAATTTAGGACCTGACACCGCTAAAAATGTAAAAGTAACTGATCAGCTACCAGATGGTTTAGAATACACCAAACATACTACAACAAAAGGTGTTTTCAACCCCGAAACTGGAATATGGGATATTGGCGATTTATCCATAAATGATGGTGAAGTATTTTTAGATATTGTCACTAAAGCATTGACTGCCGGTGAAAAGGTCAACAAAGCAACTCTAACTAGTGATACACCGAATTTAAATGAAAATGGAAGTTATGAGGAAGAAGAGATTGATGTTCTAGAAGATGATGACGATGATGACAACGATTTTACAGCAAAAGCACTTACAGCTCATGTGACTGGAAATCCAATCGTATTAATCCTATTAGCATTATTCACAATCTTTATAACACGCAATAGATTTGACTAA
- a CDS encoding KH domain-containing protein, translated as MPETDYLKIPQNRVGALIGSNGKVKKSIENATGTILDIDSEDGTVYITPREDMEDPLGVWNANHIVKAVARGFNPEVALKLISDDIYLEVISLPLYIGKSKKALARHKGRIIGKDGKTREIIMEMAEVDMAIYGKTVSLIGEMDNIMVAKEAIEMIINGSRHKSVYGFLEHKKEDLKMKEFKDLVGIEEDKIEFKDGIDFDEKDY; from the coding sequence ATGCCGGAAACAGATTATTTGAAAATACCTCAAAATAGAGTAGGGGCATTAATTGGAAGCAATGGAAAAGTTAAGAAGTCCATTGAAAATGCAACTGGAACCATCCTTGACATAGACAGCGAGGACGGAACAGTTTACATCACACCTAGAGAAGATATGGAAGATCCGTTAGGGGTCTGGAACGCTAATCATATTGTTAAAGCAGTAGCACGAGGATTTAATCCTGAAGTTGCACTCAAATTAATTAGTGATGACATTTATTTAGAAGTAATCAGTTTGCCATTATACATAGGCAAGTCAAAGAAAGCCCTTGCAAGACACAAAGGTAGAATTATTGGAAAAGATGGTAAAACACGTGAAATAATCATGGAAATGGCTGAAGTTGATATGGCGATTTATGGTAAGACTGTGTCATTGATTGGGGAAATGGACAATATAATGGTTGCTAAAGAAGCTATTGAGATGATTATAAATGGTTCTAGACACAAATCAGTTTATGGATTTTTAGAACACAAAAAAGAAGACCTGAAAATGAAAGAATTCAAGGATCTTGTTGGAATCGAAGAGGATAAAATCGAATTTAAAGATGGAATCGACTTCGATGAAAAAGATTATTAG